From Lagopus muta isolate bLagMut1 chromosome 28, bLagMut1 primary, whole genome shotgun sequence, a single genomic window includes:
- the LOC125685358 gene encoding butyrophilin subfamily 2 member A2-like codes for MTQKPFFGDRFTVPLRATDSEATPKIQFLLFPTSTSQYFLPDVYPSFANTKMLESNLSSLLGTCGACEVGSHEPYEIQQDQVQGIQTCVVMASRFQHTVNLHIIIFLQIVHLIKGQLRIIPPYDPVLGVVGMGVTLPCQLEAKTISEGVLVQWTLVGNPVDYEVATYDGKNAQNPVKENKAYLGRTNFFLSEVTKGNLSLHLKNVMVSDKGKYICSVFLENQYNEVVVDLNVAAQGKDSAVHIDGHVDQGIGVTCKSQGWFPQPEVIWLDSKGQIRKEKVVTQRLQTSSGLFDVVSSMALEPGTDMEVSCRIVNDILNTACESRVLVSEVFFPSTSPWMTAFLVITFCAVAVIAAAGCKLKIHYTRKQKEETTMDELKKNKEDLEKDLDFWKAQDKAVPFTVNSECQLLKIQVPGAPDVESKATEPADLSSPSTIPVLVAKEGFASGKHCWGVDVGQQQDWMLGVMRHKGKQEEQGILARGDFWALQKTRGEVFSIKGNNRPEKKEMNDAMIGVLLDLEEAQVYFYDAKNRSQALRISISVGKESAEVFHPFLSKGELRFMPVCHQNIPVPLTNP; via the exons ATGACCCAGAAGCCATTCTTTGGGGACAGGTTCACAGTCCCTTTACGAGCCACAGACTCAGAAGCAACACCCAAGATccagtttcttctctttccaacATCCACTTCCCAGTATTTTCTTCCGGATGTGTATCCTTCCTTTGCCAACACAAAAATGTTGGAATCAAATCTCTCCTCCTTGCTGGGCACCTGTGGAGCTTGTGAAGTGGGCTCACATGAACCTTATGAGATTCAACAAGatcaagtgcaag GCATCCAAACCTGTGTGGTGATGGCTTCCAGATTTCAGCACACAGTGAATCTTCACATTATAATTTTCCTACAGATAGTTCATTTGATCAAAG GTCAGTTAAGAATTATACCTCCTTACGATCCTGTGCTTGGAGTTGTTGGAATGGGAGTCACCCTGCCCTGCCAGCTGGAAGCCAAGACAATCTCAGAGGGAGTACTTGTTCAGTGGACATTAGTTGGAAATCCTGTAGACTATGAAGTGGCTACCTATGatggaaaaaatgcacagaatccAGTAAAGGAGAATAAGGCATACCTGGGCCGTAcaaatttttttctgagtgaagTTACTAAGGGGAACTTATCCCTTCACCTGAAAAATGTCATGGTCTCTGATAAAGGGAAATACATCTGCAGTGTCTTTTTGGAGAATCAGTACAATGAAGTGGTGGTTGACCTGAATGTGGCAG CTCAAGGCAAGGACTCTGCAGTTCATATCGATGGCCACGTGGATCAGGGCATTGGCGTCACCTGCAAGTCCCAGGGATGGTTTCCACAGCCTGAGGTAATTTGGCTGGACAGCAAAGGACAGATACGGAAGGAGAAAGTGGTCACACAAAGACTGCAGACTTCTTCAGGCCTTTTTGATGTTGTCAGTTCCATGGCCCTGGAACCAGGAACTGACATGGAAGTCTCCTGCAGAATAGTCAATGATATCCTCAACACAGCATGTGAATCACGAGTCCTGGTTTCAG AGGTCTTCTTTCCATCCACTTCACCTTGGATGACCGCATTCCTTGTAATTACGTTTTGTGCTGTGGCTGTTATcgctgctgcaggctgcaagcTGAAGA ttcattatacaagaaaacaaaaagaag AAACAACGATGGACGAGCTCAAAAAGA ACAAAGAGGATTTGGAGAAAGACTTAG atTTCTGGAAAGCTCAGGACAAAGCAG TTCCCTTTACTGTGAATTCTGAATGCCAGCTCCTCAAGATCCAAGTGCCAGGAGCTCCAGATGttgaaagcaaagcaactgAACCTGCTGACCTGAGCAGCCCCTCCACAATCCCTGTCCTGGTGGCAAAGGAAGGGTTTGCATCTGGGAAACACTGCTGGGGAGTGGATGTgggccagcagcaggactgGATGCTGGGGGTCATGAGgcacaaagggaaacaagaggAGCAAGGGATACTTGCAAGAGGGGACTTCTGGGCTCTGCAGAAAACCAGGGGAGAGGTTTTCTCTATCAAAGGAAACaacaggccagagaagaaggaaatgaatgaCGCAATGATTGGTGTGCTTCTGGATTTGGAGGAAGCACAAGTCTACTTTTATGATGCAAAGAACAGAAGCCAAGCATTGAGAATATCTATAAGCGTTGGAAAGGAATCTGCAGAAGTGTTTCACCCTTTTCTATCGAAAGGGGAATTGAGATTCATGCCTGTTTGTCATCAAAATATTCCTGTTCCATTAACGAATCCATAA
- the LOC125685543 gene encoding butyrophilin subfamily 1 member A1-like isoform X1 — protein MTVCEVLSRVRPRNMREVLFLSIPTCFLIAVWLTGESITITTDPSVALVGEQVTLSCQLTPRIPSNASVLWYKEEKGRDAPLCSSSSLDGEVEQCQDEEQCRIKGRWERRRFLLTIQKAQIADSGVYFCAVSGNAVSQEVVTHLDIIAIGNKPALVKDQQEESLCRYTCNSKGWYPKPQVIWTTYGGGKKHMEIKTSITWSETDLFVVQSIVAVPCDDVDVKCVIMLIKEKINRAGEHLSSLTKTSILEEKYNIFAIESSDETHGRHLAPSDLTTNGESYLHIVQQSGNHDSLWILYLFCFIIAIVELHAQRRAGEDAQNETLKKIEQLLAQRKAEEDAEKETLKKIETLKKENEELRAKHAQCQEQIEELLKQGGKQEDAEKETLKKENELLRAQRHKVDVTLDADTAHPRLQVSEDGKSVTDTGVIRKVPSKEERFDSHTFLLAKEGYASGRHYWEVDVGKKRNWNLGVAQETVTRKETVALSPQNGFWVIGLADGQEYWAHSDPWTRLTVSGRPQKIGIFLDISSKKLSFFNVHQKKMMYAFSFVNYHSQNVKLFPFFSTGSSATNSDTEPLRIARGFDDDYK, from the exons ATGACAGTTTGTGAAGTTCTATCGCGTGTGCGCCCAAGAAATATGAGGGAAGTCCTGTTCTTGAGTATTCCAACATGTTTTCTTATTGCAGTGTGGCTTACAG GTGAATCTATCACCATCACCACTGATCCTTCAGTTGCCCTTGTTGGTGAGCAAGTAACTCTGTCTTGCCAGCTGACTCCCAGAATCCCCTCCAACGCAAGTGTGCTTTGGtacaaagaggaaaagggaagagatgcTCCACTCTGCTCTTCCTCCAGCCTGGATGGGGAGGTGGAACAGTGCCAGGATGAAGAACAGTGCAGGATTAAAGGGCGCTGGGAGAGAAGAAGGTTTCTCCTGACTATCCAAAAAGCGCAAATAGCTGACAGCGGGGTGTACTTTTGTGCTGTAAGTGGCAACGCTGTCTCCCAGGAGGTTGTCACTCACCTTGATATTATAG CAATAGGGAACAAACCAGCTTTGGTAAAGGATCAGCAAGAGGAGAGCTTGTGTCGCTACACATGTAATTCAAAAGGATGGTACCCAAAGCCTCAAGTCATTTGGACAACCTATGGAGGAGGCAAAAAACATATGGAGATCAAGACCAGCATCACCTGGAGTGAGACAGATCTTTTTGTAGTACAAAGCATCGTGGCAGTTCCTTGTGATGACGTAGATGTGAAATGTGTCATTATGCTCATCAAAGAAAAGATAAACCGAGCTG GAGAACATCTATCTTCATTGACCAAGACAAGCATCCTAGAGGAGAAGTACAATATTTTTGCAATAGAAAGCTCTGATGAGACACATGGTAGACATCTAGCACCTTCTGACTTGACAACTAATGGGGAATCCTATTTACATATTGTTCAGCAGTCAG GAAACCATGACTCGCTCTGGATTCTTTATCTCTTTTGCTTCATTATTGCAATAG TGGAGCTCCATGCACAAAGAAGAGCAGGGGAGGATGCACAGAATG agaCCCTGAAGAAGATTG AGCAACTGCTggcacaaagaaaagcagaggaagatgcAGAGAAAG AGACCCTGAAGAAGATTG AGACTCTGAAGAAGGAGAATG AGGAGCTCCGTGCCAAGCATG CGCAATGTCAAGAGCAGATTG AGGAACTCCTGAAGCAAGGCGGAAAACAGGAGGATGCAGAGAAAG AGACTCTGAAGAAGGAGAATG aGTTATTGCGTGCACAAAGACATAAAG TTGATGTCACCCTCGATGCTGACACAGCTCATCCTAGACTGCAAGTGTCTGAAGATGGGAAGAGTGTAACAGACACCGGTGTGATCAGAAAAGTGCCCAGCAAGGAGGAGAGATTTGATTCCCACACTTTTCTGTTGGCAAAAGAAGGTTACGCATCGGGGAGACATTACTGGGAAGTGGATGTTGGAAAGAAGCGCAACTGGAACTTGGGTGTTGCCCAGGAGACTGTGACTCGGAAAGAGACAGTGGCTCTGTCCCCACAGAATGGTTTCTGGGTCATAGGGTTAGCAGATGGGCAAGAGTATTGGGCCCACTCGGATCCCTGGACCCGTTTAACTGTGAGTGGCAGACCACAGAAGATTGGGATCTTCCTGGACATCTCATCCAAGAAGTTGTCATTCTTCAAtgttcatcagaaaaaaatgatgtatgCTTTTAGCTTTGTTAATTATCACAGCCAGAATGTGaagctttttcccttcttctcaaCAGGTTCATCTGCAACCAATTCTGACACTGAGCCTCTAAGAATTGCAAGGGGGTTTGATGATGATTACAAGTGA
- the LOC125685543 gene encoding butyrophilin subfamily 1 member A1-like isoform X3, whose product MTVCEVLSRVRPRNMREVLFLSIPTCFLIAVWLTGESITITTDPSVALVGEQVTLSCQLTPRIPSNASVLWYKEEKGRDAPLCSSSSLDGEVEQCQDEEQCRIKGRWERRRFLLTIQKAQIADSGVYFCAVSGNAVSQEVVTHLDIIAIGNKPALVKDQQEESLCRYTCNSKGWYPKPQVIWTTYGGGKKHMEIKTSITWSETDLFVVQSIVAVPCDDVDVKCVIMLIKEKINRAGEHLSSLTKTSILEEKYNIFAIESSDETHGRHLAPSDLTTNGESYLHIVQQSGNHDSLWILYLFCFIIAIVELHAQRRAGEDAQNETLKKIEQLLAQRKAEEDAEKETLKKIETLKKENELLRAQRHKVDVTLDADTAHPRLQVSEDGKSVTDTGVIRKVPSKEERFDSHTFLLAKEGYASGRHYWEVDVGKKRNWNLGVAQETVTRKETVALSPQNGFWVIGLADGQEYWAHSDPWTRLTVSGRPQKIGIFLDISSKKLSFFNVHQKKMMYAFSFVNYHSQNVKLFPFFSTGSSATNSDTEPLRIARGFDDDYK is encoded by the exons ATGACAGTTTGTGAAGTTCTATCGCGTGTGCGCCCAAGAAATATGAGGGAAGTCCTGTTCTTGAGTATTCCAACATGTTTTCTTATTGCAGTGTGGCTTACAG GTGAATCTATCACCATCACCACTGATCCTTCAGTTGCCCTTGTTGGTGAGCAAGTAACTCTGTCTTGCCAGCTGACTCCCAGAATCCCCTCCAACGCAAGTGTGCTTTGGtacaaagaggaaaagggaagagatgcTCCACTCTGCTCTTCCTCCAGCCTGGATGGGGAGGTGGAACAGTGCCAGGATGAAGAACAGTGCAGGATTAAAGGGCGCTGGGAGAGAAGAAGGTTTCTCCTGACTATCCAAAAAGCGCAAATAGCTGACAGCGGGGTGTACTTTTGTGCTGTAAGTGGCAACGCTGTCTCCCAGGAGGTTGTCACTCACCTTGATATTATAG CAATAGGGAACAAACCAGCTTTGGTAAAGGATCAGCAAGAGGAGAGCTTGTGTCGCTACACATGTAATTCAAAAGGATGGTACCCAAAGCCTCAAGTCATTTGGACAACCTATGGAGGAGGCAAAAAACATATGGAGATCAAGACCAGCATCACCTGGAGTGAGACAGATCTTTTTGTAGTACAAAGCATCGTGGCAGTTCCTTGTGATGACGTAGATGTGAAATGTGTCATTATGCTCATCAAAGAAAAGATAAACCGAGCTG GAGAACATCTATCTTCATTGACCAAGACAAGCATCCTAGAGGAGAAGTACAATATTTTTGCAATAGAAAGCTCTGATGAGACACATGGTAGACATCTAGCACCTTCTGACTTGACAACTAATGGGGAATCCTATTTACATATTGTTCAGCAGTCAG GAAACCATGACTCGCTCTGGATTCTTTATCTCTTTTGCTTCATTATTGCAATAG TGGAGCTCCATGCACAAAGAAGAGCAGGGGAGGATGCACAGAATG agaCCCTGAAGAAGATTG AGCAACTGCTggcacaaagaaaagcagaggaagatgcAGAGAAAG AGACCCTGAAGAAGATTG AGACTCTGAAGAAGGAGAATG aGTTATTGCGTGCACAAAGACATAAAG TTGATGTCACCCTCGATGCTGACACAGCTCATCCTAGACTGCAAGTGTCTGAAGATGGGAAGAGTGTAACAGACACCGGTGTGATCAGAAAAGTGCCCAGCAAGGAGGAGAGATTTGATTCCCACACTTTTCTGTTGGCAAAAGAAGGTTACGCATCGGGGAGACATTACTGGGAAGTGGATGTTGGAAAGAAGCGCAACTGGAACTTGGGTGTTGCCCAGGAGACTGTGACTCGGAAAGAGACAGTGGCTCTGTCCCCACAGAATGGTTTCTGGGTCATAGGGTTAGCAGATGGGCAAGAGTATTGGGCCCACTCGGATCCCTGGACCCGTTTAACTGTGAGTGGCAGACCACAGAAGATTGGGATCTTCCTGGACATCTCATCCAAGAAGTTGTCATTCTTCAAtgttcatcagaaaaaaatgatgtatgCTTTTAGCTTTGTTAATTATCACAGCCAGAATGTGaagctttttcccttcttctcaaCAGGTTCATCTGCAACCAATTCTGACACTGAGCCTCTAAGAATTGCAAGGGGGTTTGATGATGATTACAAGTGA
- the LOC125685543 gene encoding butyrophilin subfamily 1 member A1-like isoform X2 gives MTVCEVLSRVRPRNMREVLFLSIPTCFLIAVWLTGESITITTDPSVALVGEQVTLSCQLTPRIPSNASVLWYKEEKGRDAPLCSSSSLDGEVEQCQDEEQCRIKGRWERRRFLLTIQKAQIADSGVYFCAVSGNAVSQEVVTHLDIIAIGNKPALVKDQQEESLCRYTCNSKGWYPKPQVIWTTYGGGKKHMEIKTSITWSETDLFVVQSIVAVPCDDVDVKCVIMLIKEKINRAGEHLSSLTKTSILEEKYNIFAIESSDETHGRHLAPSDLTTNGESYLHIVQQSGNHDSLWILYLFCFIIAIVELHAQRRAGEDAQNETLKKIEQLLAQRKAEEDAEKETLKKIETLKKENEELRAKHAQCQEQIETLKKENELLRAQRHKVDVTLDADTAHPRLQVSEDGKSVTDTGVIRKVPSKEERFDSHTFLLAKEGYASGRHYWEVDVGKKRNWNLGVAQETVTRKETVALSPQNGFWVIGLADGQEYWAHSDPWTRLTVSGRPQKIGIFLDISSKKLSFFNVHQKKMMYAFSFVNYHSQNVKLFPFFSTGSSATNSDTEPLRIARGFDDDYK, from the exons ATGACAGTTTGTGAAGTTCTATCGCGTGTGCGCCCAAGAAATATGAGGGAAGTCCTGTTCTTGAGTATTCCAACATGTTTTCTTATTGCAGTGTGGCTTACAG GTGAATCTATCACCATCACCACTGATCCTTCAGTTGCCCTTGTTGGTGAGCAAGTAACTCTGTCTTGCCAGCTGACTCCCAGAATCCCCTCCAACGCAAGTGTGCTTTGGtacaaagaggaaaagggaagagatgcTCCACTCTGCTCTTCCTCCAGCCTGGATGGGGAGGTGGAACAGTGCCAGGATGAAGAACAGTGCAGGATTAAAGGGCGCTGGGAGAGAAGAAGGTTTCTCCTGACTATCCAAAAAGCGCAAATAGCTGACAGCGGGGTGTACTTTTGTGCTGTAAGTGGCAACGCTGTCTCCCAGGAGGTTGTCACTCACCTTGATATTATAG CAATAGGGAACAAACCAGCTTTGGTAAAGGATCAGCAAGAGGAGAGCTTGTGTCGCTACACATGTAATTCAAAAGGATGGTACCCAAAGCCTCAAGTCATTTGGACAACCTATGGAGGAGGCAAAAAACATATGGAGATCAAGACCAGCATCACCTGGAGTGAGACAGATCTTTTTGTAGTACAAAGCATCGTGGCAGTTCCTTGTGATGACGTAGATGTGAAATGTGTCATTATGCTCATCAAAGAAAAGATAAACCGAGCTG GAGAACATCTATCTTCATTGACCAAGACAAGCATCCTAGAGGAGAAGTACAATATTTTTGCAATAGAAAGCTCTGATGAGACACATGGTAGACATCTAGCACCTTCTGACTTGACAACTAATGGGGAATCCTATTTACATATTGTTCAGCAGTCAG GAAACCATGACTCGCTCTGGATTCTTTATCTCTTTTGCTTCATTATTGCAATAG TGGAGCTCCATGCACAAAGAAGAGCAGGGGAGGATGCACAGAATG agaCCCTGAAGAAGATTG AGCAACTGCTggcacaaagaaaagcagaggaagatgcAGAGAAAG AGACCCTGAAGAAGATTG AGACTCTGAAGAAGGAGAATG AGGAGCTCCGTGCCAAGCATG CGCAATGTCAAGAGCAGATTG AGACTCTGAAGAAGGAGAATG aGTTATTGCGTGCACAAAGACATAAAG TTGATGTCACCCTCGATGCTGACACAGCTCATCCTAGACTGCAAGTGTCTGAAGATGGGAAGAGTGTAACAGACACCGGTGTGATCAGAAAAGTGCCCAGCAAGGAGGAGAGATTTGATTCCCACACTTTTCTGTTGGCAAAAGAAGGTTACGCATCGGGGAGACATTACTGGGAAGTGGATGTTGGAAAGAAGCGCAACTGGAACTTGGGTGTTGCCCAGGAGACTGTGACTCGGAAAGAGACAGTGGCTCTGTCCCCACAGAATGGTTTCTGGGTCATAGGGTTAGCAGATGGGCAAGAGTATTGGGCCCACTCGGATCCCTGGACCCGTTTAACTGTGAGTGGCAGACCACAGAAGATTGGGATCTTCCTGGACATCTCATCCAAGAAGTTGTCATTCTTCAAtgttcatcagaaaaaaatgatgtatgCTTTTAGCTTTGTTAATTATCACAGCCAGAATGTGaagctttttcccttcttctcaaCAGGTTCATCTGCAACCAATTCTGACACTGAGCCTCTAAGAATTGCAAGGGGGTTTGATGATGATTACAAGTGA